In Zingiber officinale cultivar Zhangliang chromosome 1A, Zo_v1.1, whole genome shotgun sequence, the DNA window aaaagttcgtttgagctcgtttaatgaggctcgttaatataaacaaaccaagctcaagcttcacaatattcggctcgttagctcgtgagcatgttcgttaagctcatgaatcaatttttaaataaaaaaaataatagttttgatattgaatttatagattttgcactctacttatgaaaaacatagacaaatatattaaatttatttattagaataaaattataaattttaacaaaaatattgtaatttttttaaaaatatataatttaatttttaataaatatttaaatttataatttatatttattaagctcatttagactcgataaaagctcgaataagcccgtgagccatgaatatattcgttaaataaagctcgagctcggctcgattataaacgagtcaaactcaaacatccaggagtttggctcggctcggctcgattacacccctacatTTGGTCGTCTTACTGTATTATCCCGAGCTAGATGGGTGGTCAGCTCAGACAAGTCCTTTGCCGATCGAACAATGTTTGCCCCGACCAACCATTGTAGTCATCCTCCGCTCGGGCACCGTAGACGAACCTTTTGACACCCCGGCGTTGcccaccttaactttgacctccacttcGGTAGTTGACCCGTACCAGACGGACCCCCCCCCTTTATCGTCGCATCAAGgataatttaatcattttaaaagttatttacaTGATTTAAGTATCTAATAAACTTAGCTATATAAAAAACTGAACAGAATACATTAAAACTAACAAACCATTTCAAACCGAACCAAAATTTCCTGTCTGTTCAGTTCGGTTTCTAGTTATATATAAATCGACTTTTTAGTGAATCACAtacataaatttataaaatatttattttatataggaAAGTTTCAAAATGATTAAATCATATACCTATTTTTAATTTTACccttatcaatcgattgatgttaTGGAATAGTCGGATTAATTTGATTTCTTATCGAAacatcaaatttttaatttggaaTAAGtagaacttattttttttattttttaaatcaaaatcgATTGTAGATTAAATCGGTTGATAGATCAAACAACCTCGGATTGATGTGAAaatagttcctatgtgttcgtctatctctcttgattatatttatgCTCTCAAATGTTAATTTGACATTTGGTACATCAGCTAATTTTGCTTAAAACCGGCTGATATACCAAATGATCTCATATTAACacgaaactagttcctatatgttcctctacctctcctgattatatccatgctctcaaacgtcaatttaactcaatatattgagagtaatgatttgttgaacatgaatatgtttgaaaaatttaattcgtgttaaaaaaattatggctttcaatatattatgtcaaattgatgtttgagagtatgaatataatcaggagaggtagacgaATATATAAAAACTTACTTCATGTAAATTCGAAACCATTTGGTCTATCAGTCGGTTTTGCCCTCATacttcaatttgacccaatatattgagagcaataatttgttGAACataaatatgtttgaaaattttaattcatgtttaaaaaattattgttctcaatatatttggtcGAATTAAaatttgagggcatggatataatcaggagaactagccgAATATACAggatctagtttcatgtcaatccgagattGTTTGATCTATCAGTTgattttaaacatgaattaaactttttaaatattttttatttcaaaaaattattgttctcaatatattggatcaaattgaAGTTTGAAGGCATGGAAATAATCAAAAATGTAGACGAACATATAATTGATATTTAAGGTTTGGATATAATCAACAGAGACAAATACTTAGAAATTAGTTTCATATAAAAGGTCGTTTGGTCTATCAACTGACTTAATGTAAAAtcgattttgatttttaaaaaataaaaaaaaataaatcatttgaAATGATTTCAAAACTCATTCGATtgatttgattaaaaatttaatgtTTCGATATAGAACTAAATCGATTCGACTAGAAATGCTATGCTACAAGAATATGGAGCACGAAATGCTGAAGGAATGACTTAGCATTTCGTacatggaaaaaaaatgaaaataaaaaaagagaaaTGAAATGAACACGAAACTTTTGCCCTAAAATCCCCGTGGCTTCTCCTTCTCCACTAGCGATGCGACATCTCCCTTCTCCACCCACATCCATGACGCGGCTCGgcttctcccttctcctccacccATGGCCGcggcttctccttctcctccaccaGCGGAGCTCCTCCACCAGTGGAGCTCCTCCACCAGCGAAGCTTCTCCAAGCCCTAAAGGTCCTCCACGCCACGAAGCTCCTTCACCAGTGAAGCTCCTCCACCAGCGTAAGTGATGGCAAGCCCTAAAGCTCCTCCACGCCCTAACGACATACTTCCCCTGGACTTAAAACTCCTCCACCAGCAAAACTCCTCCACGGTAATTCTATCGAAGCTCCTCCATGCCCAAACACCAAACTAACTTGGTCAATGTGGAGAGGATCTCGTTCGGAGGGAAGGTAAGGGTTATTTTCTTCCTTGTAGTTCCTTTGGAGGATTTTTATTGGCTGATTAATTGGAGGAATATGTTTCTAGTGCTTATTTCGACATGAAATGCTACTCTTTGATCGTCGATATTACTGTCTCTGCTGGATTTAGGAGTCGTTTGGGGAATTTGAGATTCTTTGTTTGTTTGATTGATTGACTTCAAATTTTAGAATGATTTTTGGTTGCGTGAGTAAATATGCATCCCTTTTGCCATATATGATGTTATGGGTGAAGTATTGTTGTATATCATATAACTGCAAACAATTTGGTAATTAGGTGATCTTTCTAGTTTGTATtcgttttctcttcttttcttttttgtcggTTGCTGACATTTCTTCTTATATTGTTGTATTTTTTCCTATTACATGTTTTGGTCATGATTAATGAGTTGTTCTTCTATAggattatttcttttatgctaggCACTTGTATCAAAGGAAACTATGTTcctatttcttttatgctaggCACAAGTAGGAAAGATTAACCAACCAATACCTATTTTAATTGAGACCCGTTATTGTTAACACAACACTGGAAGTCTGGTTTAGAAATTTAGAGATGTAAATTATTTGTGAGAAATGCTTAGAGTATGTATCTAGTTAACTGAGTACAACTATTGATATGAAAAAAATTGCAGGACTAAGGAACAAATATACATGGTAGCTAGCTCTTCATCAGCAACATCTTTGACTCAAAGATACATGAATGATGAACAAGGTGAAACTTCCAATATATTATGTTATTGTGGGTTAAGAGTTACCCTCTAGACATCATGGAAGGAAACCAATCTAGGAAGGTGATTTTTTCATGTCGAAAATTTAGAGTaagttttatttatataaaattattacaaaatcaaatttatttatatgttgaGATCTCATATATGTTGTTTAACTATTGATTTTCATTAAGTTTATTAGATATTCAGGATAGGAGATGTGACTTCTTCTTATGACATGACCCAAAATTGTCAAAGAGAACTAAGACAATTATTAATTATTTGAAGATGGATAACAAAAAATTACAGACGGAGTTTAGTGAATTGAAGAAATCTAATAGTTATGAGGGTGCAATTGATTGCAATGATCTCCTGGAGGATGTAAATAACTCTGTTACTATAAATTTAGTGATGAAATATGTTCACTGAATTGGAAGTTTAGAGTTGTTATCATTATAGTTGTATTTACTTGGATTGTAATGATTTTGAGGTGGTTGATGTAATTTACTATAAGCAAATAACTTTATATGTAATGAAAGATGTTTCTAGGGTTTTAATGTACCTTATCAATGTTTTATGGTTTAATGTGCCTTCTCAGTTATTCTTGGTTGTTCACTCACATATCCTTTCACGTCCCACGAATTTATTCCTAGCAGCTTTCAAAATGTAATggagaaattaaatttgaaaagttctCGTGATGAATTACATTTGATATATGAATTGAGTGTATTTAATTTACATTAGTGATCAAATGATAGAAGTTGCCTTGAGTGCATTTAATTGTGATCAGATGATAGAAGTTGCCTTGAGTTCATTTAAATGTGATCAGATGATAAAAATCGCTTTGAGTACCGTTAACAAGGACAACTCTTATGTTTGTCACTTTGTTTCTCGATTTGTCACTTTGTTTCTCGATATTATTTATTCCTATGCATTTATGGTTATGGAGATTTATAAGAAGGAAGATCTGTACATTCTAAGGTCATTTCCATTAAAGCTTAGAAGTGTACTTATTATTGGCTAACCAAAGTGATGGATTCTCCTCTCTCTAATTTGTTTCCTCTCATGCAGCAACCAAAGTGATGATTTCTTGCTTCTCATAATGATGTCGTTTCTTTGCATCTTAAAATAGTTCTTAGTATATGCCATAAGGAGGAGTTGCGGACACTTAAAGTTAGCAGTTTTGCAAGAAAAACTGGAGCTTATGATTAACTTCATATTTTCCTTGAAATTATAATGCCACTAATCTTGATCGAACAACACAGTGCTCAAGCAATAGTAACTTCACAATATCGACTAGCATGCTTTGAATTTCAAACACATTGATATATAATATAATTATGTAGAACAAAGCACCAGTATATAAAACTAGAACAAGCAAGACTGGATTAATAATCTCAAAAGGTACAAAGTGTTTCTGACAAAGATGACAAGTTATTgacaaacataaataaataatagcACACAGAAATATTTAAGAACATCATTAGAGAAAAAATTGAAATGAGAATATAACAAGTtacatacataaataaataattcaaCATGTTTCTTTTGTTGTTATGAATACACATAACTTACAAAATAGCAAGGAATAAACAGCACGCATTGTTGATGCCATAATTGTGAAGAAACAACAAAGTATCCATCAAGGTACCCCTTTAAGCAGGATAATGAATCATGGAATTTAACTAAAATACAGGAGAAGATACCGTGAGTGAATCCACTTCCTATCAATTAGGAACTCTTTGTATAGGAAGAAATCTTAAAGGTGCTTAATAGATTCTGTTATGTCTATCCATCTATGTTGGTTAATcaaaaatagacaaaaaaaagTTCATGAATTGGTCAATCATCACCATGACATTTAATTAAAATACAAGAGAAGATATAGTGAATTACCAGAATGGAAAGGACAGGAGGAAGAACAAGATAGTGCCAAGAGTAGTTTCGCTGGTAGATGTTAGGTGGTGGAGCTTTACTGGCGGAAGAGTTTCACTGCCCGGAATAGCTTCGTTGGTGGAGGAGCTTCGTTGCCAGGAGTAACTTTCGTTGGCGGAGGAGctatatatgtatttaattgcAGCAAAAAGGCGAAGCCCTCGCCCCCGGGCCCCCACCGACCGGACCCACGGCCATTGTGAGAGAGGTAAATCGTAGCACCTGAGCTAGCATGGGACGGACCGGGTGGGATACAGGGATAGGAGATTTATTTTCCCGCTGCCACTAAGTTTCGACCCGACGGCCTTATTGTAATAACTCCCATCCCATACTGTCTCGGATGACCCACGGAGTCACTATATAAGTATTTAAGAAACTGAACATAATACATTAAAACTAACGAACCATTTCAAACCGAATCGAAGTGTTCCtgtcggttcggttcggtttctAATTAGATATAAATTGACAGCCACAGATGTTGTGTCTTCGTAGGATGTACTTTGACCTATTCTTCAATATACCAAACATTTTACTGGTTAGCAACGCTTGATTCTCGTGAGCCCTTTGGAATTAACTGGCGGGTTGCTTGAGAAAGAGTGGTGGTTGTTATTGACCGTTTGATTCCGCGTAACGTGATGCTTAATCGTGGACGACAGTGATATATTAATTAAAACATGGTAGCAGTTGGCATATTGTTTTGGAGAACCGAGAATCGGAGACCTCCCGACTCCCACGCGAACCGGTCTCAGGGCGGCGTCGACGACGGGGAGGGATGGCGATGGCGAGGCGAGGGGGGTTCCAGGAGGAGTACGATTACTTGTTCAAGATGGTTTTGATAGGCGACTCTGGCGTCGGCAAATCCAACCTTCTCTCTCGTTTCGTCCGCAACCATTTCTCCCTCGACTCCAAGTCCACCATCGGCGTCGAATTCGCTAGCCGCACCCTCCAGGTTCGCTTCATTCCCGATTTCTTACGCGAGATCCTAATAGGTTAGGTATAACAGGTTCGCCAAATATGCCGATTTTGATGAAGCGCTATCATTTTTCTAGGATTTACTGAATAGTGAATACACAAAAGAAACccttttttttgtttgatttatCGAGTTGCTGCACAAAGAGATCCGAGTTCAAGGTTTAAATGTTTGCCTTGATTCCTTTGCCATTGCTGGTGCTCAATTATGATTTTGGTAAGAGATGCAGCTGCCCATGCCTCACGCCTGTGCACCAAAATTTCTTCCATACCGGACGAGGGATGGAATGAATTTTAGGAACTAGAAGCCACAAACAACCTATCCAATCGGTTAGGTGAAGCCTTTTCTTGGGACGGCTCGACAGGATGGAATTCCTAGTGGATACTAGgattctttttaccttggaccaTCCGATGGTTTCTTGGTAATCCTTCGTGTGCCGACAAATGGTGCTTGAACCATAAAAGATATCATTGGTTTATAAAATGGGTGTCATTGTAAAGAAGAGGAACATTTAGACTCATTGTCATGTGTTCCTTGAGCTCGGATTTTTGTTTTTGTAAATAAGATTATGATACAACTTGTCATACTTTATAGGTAGAAGCACTGGAATTAAGCAAAGATAAGAATGTCAAGATGAATATGTGACTTTACTAGATAAGATAAAATAGTTAAGATGCTATAAATATGTTTGGTTGATAAATTATCAgagttcaacaaaaaaaaaatagtcctGGTTAATGGTTGAGTTCTTAGTTTTGCCTACTTTAGATATTCTCACATATTCATGCCgttgcatctttggagatatcaAGACGAGTTAGATAGGTACCATAAATGGGAACCAAGCCCAGTTAGCTTGGTAGTGCACTAGTTCTTCACTAATATGTTAAGTAAATCCATGATATGGATAGATTTAAGGGTGACTTATTGGTACTAGATTTTCAAAGTTGAATCAACTAGAGTCGAAGGCGTAGAGAGTATAGAGTGACCATTGATAACTCAAGTTAATATACTAAAAGGTAATTTAACTGATATAAATGTTAAGGATAAGATACATATAAACAATACAAAATAGTTCAGACTTGTATGGTTTGATGAGGAGAATCCATTAGAAAAATGGACATGTAGTTGTGGCTGTTTTAGGAGTTagcatttaatttttatttttgttggtgCTATTGTATTGTGTTTATTCTGTAGAACTATCCTGACTATCTTGGCAAAAATTTCTATATGTTAGGAAGGCTATGATAAAACTATAGTTCAGTTTTTTGAGCCACCTTTGTGTTCATATCTCTACGGTTTGTCTCTCATCTTTGTCCTGtatattccttttctttctcaGGTTGAAGGTAAGATAGTAAAAGCACAGATATGGGACACGGCAGGCCAAGAACGATACCGTGCGATAACTAGTGCCTATTACCGAGGTGCCCTCGGTGCACTTCTCGTCTACGATGTAACCAAACCCAAGTCTTTCGAGAATGCAAGCCGGTGGCTCAAGGAGCTCCGTGATCATGCCGACTCTAACATCATAGTCATGCTCATTGGTAACAAGACCGACCTCAAGCACCTTCGTGCCATTCCCTCGGAGGATGCGCAAAGCTTTGCGGAGAAGGAAGGCCTTTCGTTCATAGAAACCTCTGCCCTTGAGGCCACGAATGTGGAGAATGCATTTAACATCATACTTTCAGAGATATATCGGATCATGTGCAAGAAGTCTTTGATCTCTTCAACAGAACCCAAGCAGAATCCAGGAGCTTCCAAGAACATCAAAGAGGGGAACACCATCGTCGTGTCAGAGACAAGTAAGGTCGAGACACAAAATAGGTGCTGCTCAACGTAGAGATACTTCATTTTATGTTGCTTTGAGTTTGAAATGCTGTATAAATCAGGGATCAAATGTTAGATGAGAAAAGTAGGAATCATGTGCTCAAAATGTAAAGTAAATTACAAGGTCTCAAGCTGCAGACTCCAAATACCTGATGCAATTAATTCAATTCTTTGTTCTATCATCCATCGATGTCACCTGAATGCTCATCTAAAGAGATATATACGTTTCCTTGTCGGTCTTTGTTAATATACGGCATACAACTActacttaaaatttaaatgtcTTAAATTGTAAATTAATGATCAACTTCCACTTATTTAATCctgataaaataattaaatttcaatttgaaGAAAATGTCTTACAATCCTTTATCGTGTTTGGGAAGAAGACAGTACTAAAATAATTGTGTATAAAATCAAGGGGGGTAAAGAAATCGAATGATAAGTTAAAAGAACAAAATAATACATCAATGTATATAACTTACAACACTAGTTAAATATAAACTGCCTTAGATATTCAACCCTCCACTTGCTTCTCAAAATACCCAAAGTCATAATTGGATTATGATTCACAAATGTACTTCTGCTACAGATTCCGCAATCCAAGGAAGGAGGATGAGAGAATCCGAAACAGACCATCCGGGTTGTCGGCATGCACCTGAAAGAAAAATTATGGGTCAGGTTAGTCGAACCATTTAAGAGGTTATCATTTAGTTGCCTCTTCAGTTTACAGTAACAAGCTGCTAAATTTACCCTTTAATCGCAAGGAAATGACTCCCAAGTCCCACCATTCTATTAACCTCAAAATATCCTTACACAAAGCTTACTATTGTATGTAAAATGCACCATAAGAGTTTAACCTTGCCTACAAAATACCTATATCTTCTATCTTCAACCCCATGAAAATAATTTTACCTCTAAAATTACAAAGTAATTAAATAAGTTCATGAGGGCATTACGTTATtgattgtttttaaaattattatttttaaagatttttttaaaatacttgtAAAAAAAAGGTGGGTTGCCTGGGTCAAGATCTCAATCTTTCTGTTGTATGCACAGCCAATTGATGCCTCTACATTTGCAGCCTCAATGAATAAGTTGCTCAACATTCAAGAGTAAGAACCGGCGTAAAGAAACGAGAATGTAGATTAGCAGTACCCAGTGGCCAGCATCTTCAAGAACATGTAGCTCAACACCAGCTCCCGCCTCGGAAGCCAACTCCTCGGCAACATGGATCCTCCGAAGGTCTTCGAGAGCCCATCTATGTAAGCTTCTCTCAGCCTTCAAGAAATTCATATGAACTCCTCGAGGAACATTCTCAACAGTTTTCCTACAAGAACATAGAGTGTTCTCGTTCAGATGTATATTCATGGAAATATACTATCGCACCAGGGTGCTTCTGTACCATAAATTTGTTTCTTCATAGGACTTGTACATCTCTGAGATGCCATTGAGGTCAAATATCCAGGAGAAGCCTGATGATGAGATGGAACCAGGCTGATTAGCTGGCTGTAGATTTGTCACCACCCACTGGGaataatatcatacttccatggttaagtttttgaacaaaacgCTTAAACAATGTACTTAATTATGTTTTTAAGCTATTTCATGATTCTGTAGCTTTAATTAATGAATGGACATCTGAAGAATATGAGTTTGATTAACCCGTCAGAATGGTAGAAAGCATAGAAATGTCCATACCCGCGCAACCTCTGATGAAAATCCTTCCTGAATCAATGCATCTACAACTTTCTGCTTTGAAGCAACCTATAATAAGTCAAAATGAT includes these proteins:
- the LOC122038958 gene encoding ras-related protein RABA2a-like, with product MAMARRGGFQEEYDYLFKMVLIGDSGVGKSNLLSRFVRNHFSLDSKSTIGVEFASRTLQVEGKIVKAQIWDTAGQERYRAITSAYYRGALGALLVYDVTKPKSFENASRWLKELRDHADSNIIVMLIGNKTDLKHLRAIPSEDAQSFAEKEGLSFIETSALEATNVENAFNIILSEIYRIMCKKSLISSTEPKQNPGASKNIKEGNTIVVSETSKVETQNRCCST